One Argiope bruennichi chromosome 5, qqArgBrue1.1, whole genome shotgun sequence DNA segment encodes these proteins:
- the LOC129969439 gene encoding 60S ribosomal protein L21-like: MVNTKGYRRGTRYLFARRFRHRGVEPISTFLRVYKRGDIVDIKGNGAFQKGMPFKYYHGKTGKVFNVTPHAVGVIVNKRVRNRIIPKRINVRVEHIRHSKCRKDFLERVKENDRKKREAKEKGIQINLKRQPKQPKTAHFVSTKNNEPQYLEPIPYEFIA, encoded by the coding sequence ATGGTAAATACTAAAGGTTATAGGCGAGGTACCAGGTACCTTTTTGCTAGGAGATTTAGACATCGTGGTGTTGAGCCAATTTCCACTTTTTTGCGAGTGTATAAACGTGGAGATATTGTTGATATCAAAGGAAATGGTGCTTTCCAGAAGGGCATGCCTTTTAAATACTACCATGGAAAGACAGGGAAGGTGTTTAATGTCACTCCTCATGCAGTTGGTGTCATTGTCAACAAGAGAGTGAGAAACCGAATCATCCCAAAGCGCATCAATGTCCGAGTTGAACATATCAGGCACTCCAAGTGTAGGAAAGATTTTTTGGAACGTGTGAAGGAAAATGACAGGAAGAAGAGGGAAGCCAAGGAAAAGGGCATACAAATTAACCTCAAAAGGCAGCCGAAACAACCCAAGACAGCCCATTTTGTTAGTACCAAGAACAATGAACCGCAATATCTGGAGCCAATACCATATGAATTTATTGCCTAA